A window from Marinagarivorans cellulosilyticus encodes these proteins:
- a CDS encoding IS3 family transposase (programmed frameshift), which produces MSKQTRPRYDAEFRLKVANLVLQQDYSIREAAEAMGVGKSTVDKWVRQLRNNRQSKPGELSVPIGNDQQRIRELEKEIRRINEENEIFKKGFSSLAVGITEKFSVITDLQESYPVKTLCSTFGVHRSSYSYWLANTRHSQTLCPQLAKAVQEAFDLSYGSAGARTIARIVSNDELDLSRYRAAKVMNKLSLKSRQPPKTPRKMGKKEHVTVGNHLNREFDVDAPDKVWCTDVTYIWTGDGWSYLAVVLDLFARRPVGWALSSSPDSALTIKALNMAYTARGKPRNLMLHSDQGCHFTSKAYCKKLKAYGIKHSMSRRGNCWDNAPMERFFRSLKSECMPKKGWPDFLSTKHAVNNYILRYYNSVRPHQHNDGLTPAKKENIYKKTLNS; this is translated from the exons ATGAGCAAGCAAACACGACCCCGATATGATGCTGAATTCCGATTGAAAGTCGCTAATTTGGTGTTACAGCAAGATTATAGTATTCGAGAGGCCGCCGAGGCGATGGGTGTGGGGAAATCCACAGTGGATAAATGGGTCCGGCAGTTACGCAATAATCGGCAAAGTAAGCCCGGCGAGCTGAGCGTACCAATCGGGAATGATCAGCAGCGAATCCGTGAGCTGGAAAAAGAAATACGCCGCATTAATGAAGAGAATGAAATTT TTAAAAAAGGCTTCAGCTCTCTTGCTGTCGGGATCACTGAAAAATTTTCGGTAATCACTGACTTGCAAGAGAGCTATCCGGTTAAAACTTTATGCTCAACCTTTGGTGTGCATCGCAGTAGTTACTCTTACTGGCTGGCTAATACGCGCCATTCGCAAACACTTTGCCCGCAACTTGCGAAAGCTGTTCAGGAAGCCTTTGACCTGAGTTATGGCTCTGCAGGCGCGCGCACGATTGCTAGGATTGTCAGTAATGATGAGCTTGATTTATCGCGTTATCGAGCCGCTAAAGTCATGAATAAGCTGTCATTAAAAAGCCGTCAGCCACCCAAGACTCCACGGAAGATGGGCAAGAAAGAGCACGTTACAGTGGGCAACCACCTTAATCGTGAGTTTGATGTAGATGCACCCGATAAGGTTTGGTGCACAGATGTGACCTATATTTGGACGGGGGATGGGTGGTCTTATTTAGCCGTCGTTTTAGATTTGTTTGCGCGCCGACCTGTAGGCTGGGCACTGTCGAGCAGCCCAGATTCAGCCCTGACGATCAAGGCACTTAATATGGCTTATACGGCTCGTGGCAAACCGCGCAATCTTATGCTGCATTCAGACCAAGGGTGTCATTTTACGAGTAAAGCCTACTGCAAAAAATTAAAGGCTTACGGCATTAAGCACAGCATGAGTCGGCGTGGAAACTGCTGGGACAATGCCCCTATGGAGCGATTCTTTCGTAGTTTAAAATCTGAGTGCATGCCAAAGAAAGGATGGCCCGACTTCTTGTCGACGAAGCATGCCGTTAACAATTATATTTTACGTTATTACAATAGCGTCAGACCTCACCAGCATAATGATGGCCTGACACCGGCTAAAAAAGAAAATATTTACAAAAAAACTCTAAACTCGTGA
- a CDS encoding tyrosine-type recombinase/integrase, with product MPTARAVRRYRESSKKKAPALTPKQLKRLLYVAGDTRNPERNQLIVWLLFGAGLRISEVAVIEIKDVLWKSGKLKNEIIIPAKYCKNNKAGHVFFYHKKLLEALEQYIEHRVSNKLMMGENSEFRGLRKDSKLILSENRRPYSLKKKVRVNKDKQEEIYWACDTLQSVVTKWGREAGIERFTTHSGRRTLATRAARRGASESELCALLRHETDDQPYEYIEPDHAGIRATLDALYTSAKESMNNEIL from the coding sequence ATGCCTACAGCTAGGGCCGTGCGCCGATATAGGGAGTCTTCAAAGAAGAAGGCTCCAGCGCTGACACCTAAACAGCTCAAACGATTACTCTATGTTGCCGGAGACACCAGAAACCCCGAAAGAAACCAATTGATTGTATGGCTGTTATTTGGCGCTGGACTGAGAATCAGTGAGGTGGCAGTCATTGAAATAAAAGATGTTCTATGGAAAAGCGGAAAGCTAAAAAATGAAATTATAATTCCTGCAAAATACTGCAAAAATAACAAAGCTGGCCATGTGTTTTTCTATCATAAAAAACTGCTTGAAGCATTAGAGCAATACATTGAGCATAGGGTTAGCAATAAACTTATGATGGGAGAGAACAGCGAGTTTCGCGGCTTGCGCAAAGACTCGAAACTTATTTTGAGTGAGAACAGGCGACCTTACTCACTAAAGAAAAAAGTTAGAGTTAATAAAGACAAGCAGGAAGAAATTTATTGGGCTTGTGACACCTTACAGAGTGTAGTCACCAAGTGGGGTAGAGAAGCTGGGATTGAGCGATTTACCACGCACAGCGGGAGAAGAACCTTAGCGACTCGAGCAGCAAGACGTGGCGCTAGCGAAAGCGAGTTGTGCGCCCTATTGCGTCATGAAACTGACGACCAACCATATGAATATATAGAGCCTGATCATGCAGGCATACGAGCCACCTTAGACGCACTGTATACGTCAGCTAAAGAAAGTATGAATAACGAGATACTATGA